From Solidesulfovibrio carbinoliphilus subsp. oakridgensis, the proteins below share one genomic window:
- a CDS encoding sensor domain-containing diguanylate cyclase: MSIPLEDTDLTAKALELERFLPHGRQTDFRRLVDDLLASRACFDREKADLVAEVRLHAAESLRLRERLRRQAGQMERLQDIFRANDQAFCTFRAALTLSRQLRHLSDLPDILDRLARAMGVPALACLLSREDFEAYVPAAYPCPSQTALVAALRSLPRAPASERTVHVGPVAALADPGFFFPPALFAACPELSDGSCFIAPLHDKYRPDRRIGALALADPDPGRYTAEKGTDFLEHFCEVLAGDLLHVKIHEELSRQRDSDELTGIPNRASLRRNAPSLLSLAERRGSPAALLFCDLDRFKAVNDLFGHEKGDAVLCDVARAMAGRIRAYDMLARLGGDEFVVLMPDAGNHEAAVMAKRLRACVAQVARDRELSGAPGLSVSIGVAMHVPGQSIDDLIRRADEAMYADKRAENGA; the protein is encoded by the coding sequence ATGAGCATCCCCCTCGAAGACACCGACCTGACCGCCAAAGCCCTGGAACTGGAACGTTTCCTTCCCCATGGCCGACAGACGGACTTTCGTCGGCTGGTGGACGACCTGCTGGCGTCGCGGGCCTGCTTCGACCGGGAAAAGGCCGATCTGGTCGCCGAGGTCCGCCTCCACGCCGCCGAGTCCCTGCGCCTGCGCGAGCGCCTGCGCCGACAGGCCGGCCAGATGGAGCGGCTCCAGGACATCTTTCGGGCCAACGATCAGGCTTTTTGCACCTTCCGGGCCGCCCTCACCCTGTCACGGCAGTTGCGCCATCTGTCCGACCTGCCGGACATCCTGGACCGGCTGGCCCGGGCCATGGGCGTGCCCGCCCTCGCCTGCCTGCTCTCCCGCGAGGATTTCGAGGCCTACGTGCCGGCGGCCTATCCCTGCCCGTCCCAAACGGCCCTGGTTGCGGCCCTTCGTTCCCTGCCCCGCGCCCCCGCCAGTGAACGGACGGTCCACGTCGGCCCTGTGGCCGCCCTGGCCGATCCGGGCTTCTTCTTCCCGCCGGCCCTTTTCGCCGCCTGCCCCGAGCTTTCGGATGGTTCGTGCTTCATCGCGCCGCTGCACGACAAATACCGGCCCGACCGGCGCATCGGGGCCCTGGCCCTGGCCGATCCGGACCCCGGCCGCTACACGGCCGAGAAGGGCACGGATTTTCTCGAGCATTTCTGCGAGGTTTTGGCTGGCGATCTGCTGCACGTCAAGATCCACGAAGAACTCTCCCGCCAGCGAGACTCCGACGAACTGACCGGCATCCCCAACCGAGCCTCCCTGCGCCGCAACGCACCCTCGCTCCTGTCCCTGGCCGAACGCAGGGGCAGCCCGGCCGCGCTTCTTTTTTGCGACCTCGACCGGTTCAAGGCCGTCAACGACCTCTTTGGCCATGAAAAAGGCGACGCGGTGCTGTGCGACGTGGCCCGGGCCATGGCCGGCCGGATCCGGGCCTACGACATGCTGGCCCGGCTCGGCGGCGACGAGTTCGTGGTGCTGATGCCCGATGCCGGGAACCACGAGGCGGCCGTCATGGCCAAACGGCTGCGGGCCTGCGTGGCCCAGGTGGCCCGGGACCGGGAACTTTCCGGCGCCCCCGGCCTGTCCGTCTCCATCGGCGTGGCCATGCACGTGCCGGGCCAGTCCATCGACGATCTGATCCGCCGGGCCGACGAGGCCATGTACGCCGACAAACGCGCCGAGAACGGCGCGTAA
- a CDS encoding glycosyltransferase family 9 protein, producing MRIVLQNLTRFGDLLQSQPTLAELAGAGHEVAVACLENFAGAAALLPEASLILPLPGARMLAGLEGNWPEALAAVDGFVDRVVRDFAPEAVVNLTPALAARLLARRLCGEDVLGFSLDPFGFRHESSPWATFLEASSANRGLSPFNVVDLFRKAAGVGNGPGRFALRRPEAAALQAAGERLAAGAPPDAAFFVGFQLGASAAARQWPVAAFGQVGEMLWERYRAVPVLLGGPGETGLAASYRQACPAPAVDLIGATDLPGLAAVLCRLRLLVTNDTGTLHLAAGLDVPSVSIFLATAQPFDTGPYREGCLCLEPDMACHPCAFGVACPIGNACLSAIGPETVSRVVSEFCDTGRFAAGAYPGARAWLSAFDTSGFMDMVSLSGHDAEARAVWLRVLRRVLRQFLDEKPFGEPDSGLPALPPLPGDTRQALATLLGQSAELLRLLEGQAGLAARNQAMKARFLATWERIRGLWTGSPYLGVLGRLWMHEAQQASPDLPALLGRIRRYAACVAALAACLDRS from the coding sequence ATGAGGATCGTGTTACAAAATTTGACCCGGTTTGGCGATCTGCTGCAATCGCAGCCCACCCTGGCCGAACTGGCCGGCGCCGGCCACGAGGTTGCAGTGGCCTGCCTGGAAAATTTTGCCGGGGCCGCGGCCCTGCTGCCCGAGGCCTCCCTGATCCTGCCCCTGCCCGGGGCCCGGATGCTGGCCGGCCTGGAGGGGAACTGGCCCGAGGCCTTGGCGGCTGTCGATGGATTCGTCGACCGGGTGGTCCGGGATTTCGCGCCCGAGGCCGTGGTCAACCTGACCCCGGCCCTGGCCGCGCGCCTGCTCGCCCGGCGGCTTTGCGGCGAGGACGTGCTCGGGTTCAGCCTCGATCCTTTCGGGTTTCGTCACGAATCCTCGCCCTGGGCCACCTTTCTCGAGGCCTCCTCGGCCAACCGGGGGCTCAGTCCCTTCAATGTCGTGGATCTTTTCCGCAAGGCGGCCGGCGTCGGCAACGGGCCGGGCCGGTTTGCCCTGCGCCGGCCCGAGGCGGCGGCGCTTCAGGCGGCCGGGGAACGCCTCGCTGCCGGCGCGCCGCCGGACGCCGCCTTTTTCGTGGGCTTTCAGCTCGGGGCCAGCGCCGCGGCCAGGCAGTGGCCCGTGGCTGCCTTTGGCCAGGTCGGGGAGATGCTCTGGGAACGGTACCGGGCCGTGCCGGTCCTTTTAGGCGGTCCGGGCGAGACCGGGCTGGCCGCGAGCTACCGGCAAGCCTGCCCGGCCCCGGCCGTGGACCTGATCGGGGCCACGGACCTGCCGGGGCTGGCGGCGGTCCTGTGCCGGCTGCGGCTCCTCGTGACCAACGACACCGGCACCCTCCATCTGGCCGCCGGCCTGGACGTCCCGTCGGTTTCCATCTTCCTGGCCACGGCCCAGCCCTTTGACACCGGTCCCTATCGGGAAGGGTGCCTGTGCCTGGAGCCGGACATGGCCTGCCATCCCTGCGCCTTTGGCGTGGCCTGTCCCATCGGCAACGCCTGCCTCTCGGCCATCGGGCCGGAGACCGTGTCCCGGGTCGTCAGCGAATTTTGCGACACGGGCCGGTTTGCGGCCGGGGCCTATCCCGGGGCCCGGGCCTGGCTGTCGGCCTTTGACACGTCGGGCTTCATGGACATGGTTTCGCTTTCCGGCCACGACGCCGAGGCCCGGGCGGTCTGGCTGCGGGTCCTGCGCCGGGTCCTTCGTCAATTCCTTGACGAAAAGCCGTTTGGCGAGCCGGATTCCGGCCTGCCGGCCTTGCCGCCGCTCCCTGGGGACACACGGCAAGCACTGGCCACGCTCCTTGGCCAGTCCGCCGAACTCCTGCGCCTGCTCGAAGGGCAGGCCGGGCTCGCGGCCCGCAACCAGGCCATGAAAGCCCGTTTCCTGGCCACCTGGGAGCGGATTCGGGGCCTTTGGACAGGCTCGCCATACCTCGGCGTCCTTGGCCGCCTTTGGATGCACGAGGCCCAGCAGGCCTCCCCGGACCTGCCGGCCCTCCTTGGCCGCATCCGCCGTTACGCCGCCTGCGTCGCCGCCCTGGCCGCCTGTCTCGACCGTTCCTGA
- a CDS encoding glutaminyl-peptide cyclotransferase, with protein sequence MARFGLKRVFVAWALLAAVWCAPASARAGAPVLAAERVAALPHDAAAFTQGLLFHKDVFYESTGLYGRSSLRRVDPATGRVLARRALATQYFGEGLALVGGRLYQLTWRERRVLVAEPSDLRPAGELPLPTEGWGACSLDGALVVSDGSDRLVFYDPKDMTARGEVAVTDDGAPVPLLNELEAVAGTIWANVWGDSRIAVIDPASGRVLAWVDCASLRPGVTAADLDNVLNGIAYDPATGRIWVTGKRWPNVYEIKVPGLPVKAAR encoded by the coding sequence ATGGCAAGGTTTGGCTTGAAACGGGTTTTCGTCGCCTGGGCCCTCCTGGCGGCGGTGTGGTGCGCGCCTGCTTCGGCCCGGGCCGGGGCCCCGGTCCTCGCGGCCGAGCGTGTGGCCGCCCTGCCCCACGATGCCGCCGCCTTCACCCAGGGCCTGCTCTTTCACAAGGACGTTTTCTACGAAAGCACGGGCCTCTACGGCCGCTCGTCCCTGCGCCGGGTCGATCCGGCCACCGGCCGGGTCCTGGCCAGGCGGGCGCTGGCGACGCAATATTTCGGCGAAGGTCTGGCCCTGGTCGGCGGCCGGCTCTACCAACTCACCTGGCGGGAGCGGCGGGTCCTTGTTGCCGAGCCGTCCGATCTCCGGCCGGCCGGGGAACTGCCGTTGCCGACCGAGGGCTGGGGCGCTTGCAGCCTGGACGGGGCGCTCGTGGTCAGCGACGGGTCCGACCGGCTCGTCTTCTACGATCCCAAGGACATGACGGCGCGGGGCGAGGTGGCCGTCACCGACGACGGCGCGCCGGTGCCCCTTTTAAACGAACTCGAGGCCGTGGCCGGGACCATCTGGGCCAATGTCTGGGGCGATTCCCGCATCGCGGTCATCGATCCGGCTTCGGGCCGGGTCCTGGCCTGGGTGGATTGCGCTTCGCTTCGTCCGGGCGTAACCGCGGCCGACCTCGACAACGTCTTAAACGGCATAGCCTATGATCCGGCGACGGGCCGGATCTGGGTGACGGGCAAACGCTGGCCCAATGTCTATGAAATCAAGGTGCCGGGGCTGCCTGTCAAGGCTGCCCGGTAA
- the lgt gene encoding prolipoprotein diacylglyceryl transferase, with protein MLTYPRIDPVAVSLGPLHVRWYGLMYLIGFCAAWILGRLRAGRPGSGWTGLQVDDLVTYSVLGVVVGGRVGYVLFYDLPGLLADPLSVFMVWQGGMSFHGGFLGMLAVFWYLGKKTGKGFWGVADFTAPLIAPGILAGRIGNFINGELWGKVSDVPWAMVFPDPRAGLQPRHPSQLYEAGLEGLALFLLVWFYSARPRKTGAVSGMFCLWYGIFRFSLEFVRLPDPQLGYLAFGWLTMGQILSVPVMAMGVWLLWLRTVPAPAGRPIPGGAE; from the coding sequence ATGCTCACCTACCCCAGAATCGATCCCGTGGCCGTGAGCCTCGGCCCCCTGCACGTGCGTTGGTACGGCCTCATGTACCTGATCGGCTTTTGCGCGGCCTGGATCCTTGGCCGCTTGCGGGCCGGACGGCCGGGCTCGGGCTGGACGGGCTTGCAAGTCGACGACCTGGTCACCTATTCGGTCCTCGGCGTGGTGGTCGGCGGCCGGGTCGGGTATGTCCTTTTCTACGACCTGCCGGGCCTGCTCGCCGATCCGCTGTCCGTTTTCATGGTCTGGCAGGGCGGGATGTCCTTTCACGGCGGCTTTCTCGGCATGCTCGCGGTCTTTTGGTACCTGGGGAAAAAGACCGGCAAGGGATTCTGGGGCGTGGCCGATTTCACCGCGCCCCTCATCGCGCCCGGCATCCTGGCCGGCCGGATCGGCAATTTCATCAACGGCGAGCTGTGGGGAAAGGTGTCCGACGTGCCCTGGGCCATGGTCTTTCCCGATCCCAGGGCCGGGCTCCAGCCGCGCCACCCGTCCCAGCTGTACGAGGCGGGCCTGGAAGGCCTGGCTCTCTTTCTCCTCGTGTGGTTCTATTCCGCCAGGCCGCGCAAGACCGGGGCCGTGTCGGGCATGTTTTGCCTCTGGTATGGCATCTTCCGGTTCAGCCTGGAATTCGTGCGCCTGCCCGACCCCCAGCTCGGCTACCTGGCCTTCGGCTGGTTGACCATGGGCCAGATCCTGAGCGTTCCGGTCATGGCCATGGGCGTCTGGCTGCTGTGGTTGCGCACGGTCCCGGCCCCGGCCGGCCGGCCTATTCCCGGTGGAGCGGAATGA
- a CDS encoding tetratricopeptide repeat protein yields the protein MKNKQYDDDVREFIALQNGIFLVVSNDALFNKNLRGTLLRHLTIKDECVTNVFTIETLHKEIKLQRSKGHKLLIFIERELNGRNTSDLIRYLKTDYNNELFVVVLTTEVERDKLVLLHELGADNIITKPISPDTLIEKIAFTVKPRGQIGELMDKGRQFLDTGNPLEAARTAKQVLEMKPNSPSGLLLMGDALRGMGKREEALRAYTQAEKGARLFLDPLKKIASLHHEEGNTAEEIKFLERLDKLSPLNVDRKVDIGTGYIKLGDVDKAKAAFDQAVRIATKEALDAVSRVTQSIAARCMESAPELSEQYLRQTLNTRKNMLDRSDIETFNRLGLMLRRQGKWQEAIIEYRKALKISPDDGGLFYNIAMAFTEGRQYIEAYQYLDRSLTLNPDLWRTGEAVCYNIATVFRRYGKKDPAIDYLKKALELNPDYTKAKALLEEIGNGS from the coding sequence ATGAAAAACAAGCAATACGACGACGACGTCCGGGAATTCATTGCCCTGCAAAACGGGATTTTCCTGGTCGTCAGCAACGACGCCCTGTTCAACAAGAACCTTCGGGGCACATTGCTGCGCCATCTGACGATCAAGGATGAATGCGTCACCAACGTCTTCACCATCGAAACCCTGCACAAGGAAATCAAGCTCCAGCGCTCGAAAGGCCACAAGCTCCTGATCTTCATTGAACGGGAACTCAACGGCCGGAATACCTCCGACCTCATCCGCTATCTCAAGACCGACTACAACAACGAACTGTTCGTCGTGGTTCTGACCACGGAAGTGGAACGGGACAAGCTGGTGCTCCTCCACGAGCTTGGCGCGGACAACATCATCACCAAGCCCATTTCCCCGGACACGCTGATCGAAAAGATCGCCTTCACGGTCAAGCCGCGCGGCCAGATCGGCGAGCTCATGGACAAGGGCCGCCAGTTCCTTGACACCGGCAATCCGCTCGAGGCCGCCAGGACCGCCAAGCAGGTCCTGGAGATGAAGCCCAACAGCCCCTCGGGACTCCTGCTCATGGGCGACGCCCTGCGCGGCATGGGCAAGCGGGAGGAGGCCTTGCGCGCCTACACCCAGGCCGAGAAAGGGGCCAGGCTGTTCCTGGATCCGCTCAAAAAGATCGCCTCCCTGCACCACGAGGAAGGCAACACCGCCGAAGAGATCAAGTTCCTCGAACGGCTCGACAAGCTCTCTCCGCTCAATGTGGACCGCAAGGTCGACATTGGCACGGGGTATATCAAGCTCGGAGACGTGGACAAGGCCAAGGCCGCCTTTGACCAGGCCGTCAGGATCGCCACCAAGGAGGCTCTCGACGCCGTCAGCCGGGTCACCCAGTCCATCGCCGCCCGGTGCATGGAATCCGCGCCCGAACTGTCCGAGCAGTACCTGCGGCAAACCTTGAATACCCGCAAGAACATGCTCGACCGGTCGGACATCGAGACGTTCAACCGGCTGGGACTTATGCTGCGCCGCCAGGGCAAATGGCAGGAAGCCATCATCGAATATAGAAAGGCGCTTAAGATCTCTCCGGATGACGGGGGACTTTTCTACAACATCGCCATGGCCTTCACCGAGGGCCGGCAGTATATCGAGGCCTACCAGTACCTGGACCGCTCCCTGACCCTCAACCCCGATCTGTGGCGCACGGGCGAGGCCGTCTGCTACAACATCGCTACGGTCTTTCGCCGCTACGGCAAAAAAGATCCGGCCATCGACTACCTCAAAAAAGCCCTGGAACTCAATCCCGACTACACCAAGGCCAAGGCTCTGCTGGAGGAGATCGGCAACGGAAGCTGA
- the panB gene encoding 3-methyl-2-oxobutanoate hydroxymethyltransferase has product MGKMTAPAVAAAKGTRRITVLTAYDYAAARLAEAAGIDVLLVGDSLAMVVLGHEDTLSVTMEEMLHHVRAVARGAEKALVVADMPFLSYQVSVAEAVANAGRFLKEGRAGAVKLEGGREVVPQVRAIVAAGIPVLGHVGLTPQHVAALGGFRVQSKTAEAAAKLLEDALALAEAGCFGVVLECIPGPVAARVTRALPVPTIGIGAGPDCDGQVLVFHDVLGLYDRLRPRFVKQYAELGQQAVEALTQYADAVRNLDFPGPEHTFPMDPEALAAFLALAATGTADADTPESSNI; this is encoded by the coding sequence ATGGGCAAGATGACCGCCCCGGCCGTGGCCGCGGCCAAGGGGACGCGCAGGATCACGGTCCTGACCGCCTACGACTATGCCGCCGCCCGGCTGGCCGAAGCCGCCGGCATCGACGTGCTTTTGGTCGGCGACTCCCTGGCCATGGTGGTCCTTGGCCACGAGGACACGTTGTCCGTGACCATGGAGGAGATGCTCCACCATGTGCGGGCCGTGGCCCGGGGGGCCGAAAAGGCGCTGGTCGTGGCCGACATGCCGTTTCTGTCCTACCAGGTTTCCGTGGCCGAGGCCGTGGCCAATGCCGGGCGGTTTCTGAAGGAAGGCCGGGCCGGCGCGGTCAAGCTCGAAGGCGGACGCGAGGTGGTGCCGCAGGTCCGGGCCATTGTGGCGGCCGGCATTCCGGTCCTCGGCCATGTGGGCCTGACCCCGCAGCACGTGGCGGCCCTGGGCGGCTTCCGGGTCCAGTCCAAGACGGCCGAGGCGGCGGCAAAGCTTTTGGAAGACGCCCTGGCCCTGGCCGAGGCCGGATGTTTCGGCGTGGTGCTCGAGTGCATCCCCGGGCCCGTGGCCGCAAGGGTGACCCGGGCCCTGCCCGTGCCGACCATCGGCATCGGGGCCGGGCCGGACTGCGACGGACAGGTGCTGGTCTTTCACGACGTGCTTGGCCTCTACGACCGGCTGCGCCCGAGGTTCGTCAAGCAATACGCCGAACTGGGGCAACAGGCGGTCGAGGCGTTGACGCAGTATGCCGATGCGGTTAGAAACTTGGATTTTCCGGGACCGGAGCACACGTTTCCCATGGATCCAGAGGCCCTGGCCGCGTTTCTCGCCCTGGCCGCGACCGGCACAGCCGACGCGGATACCCCGGAAAGTTCCAACATCTGA
- a CDS encoding TrmH family RNA methyltransferase, with the protein MRTCITERRVGRIRDVLSRRQTDLTLVINNIHDPHNVSAILRSCDAFGIHRVHLLYTDTAFPALGKKSSGSAKKWVETIRHPDAASLAASLKGQGYTLVATLCSETARPLQDWDLTGKVAIILGNEHRGVDEDLAPHVDGALYIPMQGMVQSLNVSVAAAVILYEGFRQRHAAGRYDTPSLPPAELARLAGEWEQK; encoded by the coding sequence ATGCGAACTTGCATCACCGAACGACGGGTCGGCCGCATCCGCGACGTCCTGTCCAGACGCCAGACCGATCTGACCCTGGTCATAAACAACATCCATGATCCGCACAACGTGTCGGCCATCTTACGAAGCTGCGACGCGTTCGGCATCCATCGGGTCCACCTGCTCTATACCGACACGGCCTTCCCGGCCCTCGGCAAGAAATCCTCGGGCTCGGCCAAGAAATGGGTCGAGACCATCCGGCATCCCGACGCCGCCTCCCTGGCCGCAAGCCTCAAGGGCCAGGGCTATACCCTGGTGGCCACCCTTTGCAGCGAAACCGCCCGGCCCCTCCAGGACTGGGACCTGACCGGCAAGGTGGCCATCATCCTCGGCAACGAGCACCGGGGCGTGGACGAGGACCTCGCGCCGCATGTCGACGGCGCGCTCTATATCCCCATGCAGGGCATGGTGCAAAGCCTCAACGTCTCCGTGGCCGCCGCCGTCATCCTCTACGAAGGCTTCCGCCAGCGCCACGCCGCCGGCCGCTACGACACCCCGAGCCTGCCTCCGGCCGAGCTGGCCCGGCTGGCCGGCGAGTGGGAGCAGAAGTAG
- a CDS encoding glycosyltransferase family 2 protein: MAFDLRRLTPPPLPSPGPGFLAEILRALPLWALTSEQKELRLSLCGLLIGQGNPACLAAAQALLALAFQEDPFDAASTALLESVEASHPFLPPRAVAVLRLVRTAPAPAASPEADVSFEAIRASGDIELVVRYLEIAARDRHHALARLAPAFAALCRLPDADTAARLLAAFAPHLPPPLFARLSAELACLRLPPADALDRIRALDGEAWGLFAAIAASHCLERLGDRDGALAACLAARTSLPHHVNLTLRACELSRPLPIPPAPGPNEAAVCLYSMNKAELFRECLAHLAATDLGHSLVAVLDNGSTDHTAEVVAQAAGRFPEGRFLSVRLPVNVGAPGARNWLLSLPEVKAHRHVAFLDDDAFPEHDWLARLLETARNHPTAGTVGCAIVDKGAPRDHQSADFNLFPPELGTPSLPETKERLFICEPCRGAPDFGLYAYTRACLSVSGCCHLLPHRTIETVGGFDIRYNPTQFDDLDRDIRSFLAGAPCVYDGTVRVGHKQGSSLALAETPAQVAHIVGNKIKLEYGVSDADADRLWRENLELLGRELLEKDKALAEVAREKMPPAAGRG, encoded by the coding sequence ATGGCATTCGACCTGCGCCGCCTCACGCCGCCGCCCCTGCCTTCGCCCGGCCCGGGATTCCTGGCCGAAATTTTGCGCGCCCTGCCCCTTTGGGCCCTGACCTCCGAGCAAAAGGAGTTGCGCCTGTCGCTGTGCGGCCTGCTCATCGGCCAGGGAAATCCCGCCTGCCTGGCCGCCGCCCAGGCACTGCTCGCCCTGGCCTTCCAGGAAGACCCCTTTGACGCGGCCAGCACCGCCCTGCTCGAAAGCGTCGAGGCCAGCCACCCCTTTCTTCCGCCCCGGGCCGTGGCCGTCCTCCGGCTGGTCCGGACCGCGCCGGCCCCGGCCGCGTCCCCGGAAGCGGACGTTTCCTTCGAAGCCATACGCGCCAGCGGCGACATCGAGCTCGTCGTCCGCTACCTGGAGATCGCGGCCAGGGACAGGCACCACGCCCTGGCCCGGCTGGCCCCGGCCTTTGCCGCGCTCTGCCGCCTGCCGGACGCCGACACGGCCGCGCGCCTCCTCGCCGCCTTCGCCCCGCACCTGCCGCCGCCGCTTTTCGCCCGGCTGTCGGCCGAACTGGCCTGCCTGCGCCTGCCGCCGGCAGACGCCCTGGACCGGATCCGCGCCCTCGACGGCGAGGCCTGGGGCCTCTTTGCGGCCATCGCCGCCTCCCACTGCCTGGAACGGCTCGGCGACCGCGACGGAGCCTTGGCCGCCTGCCTCGCCGCCCGAACCTCCCTCCCCCACCACGTCAACCTGACCCTTCGTGCCTGCGAACTGTCCCGGCCGCTCCCGATCCCGCCCGCGCCCGGGCCAAACGAGGCGGCGGTCTGCCTCTATTCCATGAACAAGGCCGAACTCTTTCGCGAGTGTCTGGCCCATCTCGCCGCCACGGACCTCGGCCACAGCCTTGTCGCGGTCCTGGACAACGGCTCCACGGACCACACCGCCGAGGTGGTGGCCCAGGCGGCCGGGCGCTTCCCGGAAGGTCGCTTCCTGTCCGTGCGCCTGCCCGTCAACGTGGGCGCGCCCGGGGCCCGCAACTGGCTCCTGTCCCTGCCCGAAGTCAAAGCCCATCGCCACGTCGCCTTTCTGGACGACGACGCCTTCCCGGAACACGACTGGCTGGCCCGGCTCCTCGAAACCGCCCGCAACCATCCCACGGCCGGCACCGTCGGCTGCGCCATCGTGGACAAGGGCGCCCCGCGCGACCACCAGTCCGCCGACTTCAACCTCTTTCCCCCGGAACTCGGCACGCCGAGCCTGCCCGAAACCAAGGAACGGCTGTTTATCTGCGAACCCTGCCGGGGGGCCCCGGATTTCGGCCTTTACGCCTACACCCGCGCCTGTCTGTCCGTCTCGGGCTGCTGTCATCTGCTCCCGCACCGCACCATCGAGACCGTCGGCGGGTTCGACATCCGCTACAACCCCACCCAGTTCGACGACCTCGACCGCGACATCCGCTCGTTTCTGGCCGGGGCCCCCTGCGTCTATGACGGCACGGTCCGGGTCGGCCACAAGCAGGGCTCAAGCCTGGCCCTGGCCGAAACCCCGGCCCAGGTGGCCCATATCGTCGGCAACAAGATCAAGCTCGAATACGGCGTGTCCGACGCCGACGCCGACCGGCTGTGGCGGGAGAATTTGGAGCTGCTCGGGCGGGAATTGCTGGAAAAGGACAAGGCGCTGGCAGAGGTCGCAAGGGAAAAGATGCCTCCGGCGGCCGGGAGGGGATGA
- a CDS encoding L-threonylcarbamoyladenylate synthase, producing MHLFSLATAARVLSQGGCLVYPTETFFALGALATHAGALARIVAIKARPATKPLPLLVGELAHLERIVPDGFLDGPLGEDFRALAGRFWPGPLSLVVPCREELPGLVKDGQGRVSVRWTPHPTAAALCRLAGGAIVATSANVSGKPPAARAEDLDPAVVSAADGLVTEGPRPSGGQASTVIGLLGGRRLVLFRDGAVAVATLRAAGYEAGPA from the coding sequence ATGCATTTGTTCTCCCTCGCCACGGCGGCGCGGGTCCTTTCGCAAGGCGGCTGCCTGGTCTATCCGACCGAGACGTTTTTCGCCCTGGGGGCCCTGGCGACCCATGCCGGAGCCCTGGCCCGGATCGTGGCGATAAAGGCCCGGCCGGCGACCAAGCCGTTGCCGCTTCTGGTCGGGGAGCTGGCGCACCTGGAGCGCATCGTGCCGGACGGGTTTCTGGACGGACCGCTCGGGGAGGATTTCCGGGCCTTGGCCGGCCGGTTCTGGCCGGGACCACTGTCGCTGGTGGTGCCGTGCCGCGAGGAACTGCCCGGGCTGGTCAAGGACGGGCAGGGCCGGGTGTCGGTGCGCTGGACGCCGCATCCAACGGCCGCGGCGCTGTGCCGTCTGGCCGGCGGGGCCATCGTCGCCACCAGCGCCAATGTGAGCGGCAAGCCGCCGGCGGCCAGGGCGGAGGATCTGGACCCGGCCGTGGTCTCGGCGGCCGACGGCCTGGTGACCGAAGGGCCGAGGCCAAGCGGCGGCCAGGCTTCCACCGTCATCGGCCTCCTCGGGGGGCGACGGCTGGTGCTTTTCCGGGATGGGGCGGTTGCCGTGGCGACGTTACGGGCGGCCGGGTACGAGGCCGGCCCGGCCTAG
- a CDS encoding glycosyltransferase family 9 protein, whose protein sequence is MEFPDKIVLEHGGALGDFLLAWPAFISVSRHFSNRPVHFAAPSSHRHWLSPLGTPCPPDILRGLGARFEGETWPEALAGTLVVRPGLGLRPDLPDWTNFWFLPGLAPGRDDPPTTLYREALAVRDIPFATDSPLAFRALFGGHAPTGNTVLLFPGAGHRDKAWPLPRFERLAEVLRDYGLRPVFVMGPAELERDMRPANGEMLAPGDLVELSEAIRSARFVVGPDCGPLHLAGLSGVPGLALFGPTSPCQWAPAGLEVVTAGLPCSPCTAVTAGDFAPDCPRPLPCLEGITVEMALDRLGRAGLVPGRP, encoded by the coding sequence ATGGAGTTCCCTGACAAGATCGTTTTGGAACATGGTGGGGCACTTGGCGATTTTCTTCTGGCGTGGCCTGCTTTTATCTCGGTCAGCCGACACTTTTCCAACCGGCCCGTCCACTTCGCGGCGCCGTCGTCCCACCGGCACTGGCTTTCCCCCCTGGGCACGCCTTGTCCGCCGGATATCCTCCGGGGGCTGGGCGCCCGGTTCGAGGGCGAAACGTGGCCCGAAGCCCTGGCCGGCACGCTGGTAGTGCGCCCGGGCCTCGGCCTGCGGCCGGACCTGCCGGATTGGACGAACTTCTGGTTTCTGCCCGGCCTCGCCCCCGGCCGGGACGATCCGCCGACGACCCTTTACCGCGAGGCCCTGGCCGTGCGGGACATCCCTTTTGCCACGGATTCCCCCCTGGCCTTCCGCGCCCTGTTCGGCGGCCACGCGCCCACGGGCAACACGGTACTTCTCTTTCCCGGTGCCGGTCACCGGGACAAGGCCTGGCCGCTGCCTCGGTTCGAACGGCTGGCGGAGGTGTTGCGGGACTACGGCCTGCGGCCCGTGTTCGTCATGGGGCCGGCGGAGCTGGAACGGGACATGCGCCCGGCAAACGGGGAAATGCTTGCGCCTGGGGATCTGGTGGAATTGTCCGAAGCCATCCGGTCGGCCCGGTTCGTGGTCGGTCCGGACTGCGGCCCCCTGCATCTGGCCGGCCTCTCCGGCGTGCCGGGCCTGGCCCTTTTCGGGCCGACCTCCCCCTGCCAGTGGGCTCCCGCCGGGCTGGAAGTCGTCACGGCCGGCCTGCCCTGCTCACCGTGCACGGCCGTGACGGCCGGCGACTTCGCTCCGGACTGCCCCCGGCCGCTGCCATGTCTGGAAGGGATCACGGTGGAAATGGCCCTCGACCGGCTAGGCCGGGCCGGCCTCGTACCCGGCCGCCCGTAA